The following is a genomic window from Bacillus sp. 2205SS5-2.
AAACATCGCGAAAACAGCTTTTGAATACGTATCTCTTTCTGTCAGTATAGGGTAAAATAAAATGAGACATCCATTCTGGGTCTCTTTCCCTTCCCTATATATGGATAGTATAAAAATCGGTTTTTCAAGGGGATTCGAGCCAGTAAGCTCAAGAACAACGTATTACTAGTTTCAAGGAGGGTACATACATGAAAGATTCAAGAATTAGCTTGTTAGCAAAGAACCTTATCCATTATTCCGTTCAATTACAACCAGGTGAAAAGGTACTAATTGAAAATTTCGGGCTTCAAAAGGAGCTGGTCACAGCGTTAGTAAAAGAAGCGTATGAAGCTGGTGGTCAACCAGTCGTCTCCATAAAAGACCAATCCATCGATCGCGCACTATTATTAGGTGCAACGAGTGATCATTATTCACTATTGGCTCAATTCGAAGCCAATGTCATGAAAGAAATGGATGCTTATATTGGAATACGATCAGGTGAAAACATTAATGAACATGCAGATGTCCCCGGAGATAAAATGAAGATTCACGGGGAAACGATTATGAAACAAGTTCACCGTGATATCCGTGTCCCAAACACAAAATGGGTAGTCCTTCGGTACCCAAATGCCTCTATGGCCCAATTAGCCAAAATGAGCACTGAGGCATTTGAAGATTTTTACTTCGAAGTTTGCAATCTTAATTACGAAAAAATGGGCGAAGCAATGGAGGGATTGGTTCAGTTAATGGACAAAACCGACAAGGTAAGAATTACAGGCCCTGGTACAGATTTAAGTTTTTCTATAAAAGACATTCCAGCTGTTAAATGTGCTGGGCGACTCAACATTCCGGATGGTGAAGTCTATACAGCTCCAGTAAAACATTCAGTGAATGGAACTGTTTCCTATAATTCTCCCTCTCCTTATCAGGGTTTTACATTCGAAAATGTAAAATTAACCTTTGTTGATGGAAGAATCATTGAGGCAACAGCCAATGATACTGAACGAATCAATAAAATTTTTGATACAGATGACGGTTCACGTTATATCGGAGAGTTTGCAATAGGTGTTAATCCTTTTATTTCACACCCGATGCAAGATATTTTGTTTGACGAAAAAATCGATGGGAGCTTTCACTTCACACCAGGTCAATGCTATGATCAAGCTTATAATGGGAATTCATCTAATATACACTGGGATTTAGTCTGCATTCAACGTCCTGATTATGGTGGAGGAGAAATATATTTTGATGATGTCTTAATTAGAAAAGACGGGGTGTTTGTACATCCCGAACTTACAGCGTTAAACCCTGAAAATCTAAAGTAAGTTCACCAACTCTACCATTGACATGAAGGGTAGTCCTCGGTTTCAATACCTTATGGTTTACCTCAAATTAGATCACTTATTACGCCAGATGTATATTCTAAAAAATTAAGCTGGATGTAGTAAAATTAACTCC
Proteins encoded in this region:
- a CDS encoding aminopeptidase gives rise to the protein MKDSRISLLAKNLIHYSVQLQPGEKVLIENFGLQKELVTALVKEAYEAGGQPVVSIKDQSIDRALLLGATSDHYSLLAQFEANVMKEMDAYIGIRSGENINEHADVPGDKMKIHGETIMKQVHRDIRVPNTKWVVLRYPNASMAQLAKMSTEAFEDFYFEVCNLNYEKMGEAMEGLVQLMDKTDKVRITGPGTDLSFSIKDIPAVKCAGRLNIPDGEVYTAPVKHSVNGTVSYNSPSPYQGFTFENVKLTFVDGRIIEATANDTERINKIFDTDDGSRYIGEFAIGVNPFISHPMQDILFDEKIDGSFHFTPGQCYDQAYNGNSSNIHWDLVCIQRPDYGGGEIYFDDVLIRKDGVFVHPELTALNPENLK